DNA sequence from the Anaerosporomusa subterranea genome:
AATACCTTGAACTGACCCAAAAAATCCAAGAAACCGCCAAGCAGCTTACCGACATTTCCCGCGAACTGGAAACCGTCGCGGCAGAGCGCGACCGCGCAGCTGCAGCCCTGGGTAAAATCCAGACAGACTATGCCGTCGCCAAGAACGACCTGGGCAAGGCGCAACAGGAAATCGACGGTCTGGTTAAGACCAAACAACAGTTGGATCAGCGGGTGGCAGAGCTCAACAGCTCGAAAATAAAGCTGGAGGACGATGTCAAACGTCTCAACGACCTGACAACTAACCTCAAGCGCGGCATGCAGATTGTTCGTGAAGGTTCAATCGTCTTCCGCGCCGGTGAAGCGCTGGCAACCTCAGCCATCAGAGGCGGCGAAACACGCGACGCCACCGCCAAAGCCCTTGGCGAACTCATTCTGCGGACCAATTTTGTTGTTCTCGACAAAATGGGCATGTCAGACAAACGGGTTGAAGCCCTATGGATATCTCAAACCGATTTTGATGAATTGGTCAATCTGCTTGACCGCTCCTCTGACGAATATGTTGTCCGCATCCTGGCGTCAGGCAATACCATCTATGGCGAGCCTGTCATCGGCCAGTTTGAAGTTTTCCCCAACAACCTACTATATGCCAAAGATAAAGCTGTCTACAGCGAAACCATCACCGCACCGGATTCGCGCAAAGCCGAAGAAACGATGCTGCTGTTCCTGCAGAAAGTCAACGCCGAGGCCGTCCGCAAAGGCGTTCTGCCTGACCCGCTGCAAGGCACAGTCGGCGCCATCAGCGGCTCGCAACTCTTCGACGCCGTCAAACGACTGCAAGGCGTCCGTGGTCCTGTCACCCTCTCCGCTATCACCACCGACAACATCCACACCGTCGGCCCGCTCAAGATCAATATCGAAGTCAAACCTATGTTATCTAACTAACCTCAAGCCAGCGGTGCCCCCGCTGGCGTCAGACCGTTGATAAACGCCCATCTGCGTTGTTGCCCCCAAAATCCATTGCTTGCGTACCTGCGAACGTACGCGGCGCTGCTGGATTTTGGGGGCTGCCTAGTATCTGGGCATTTCTGAACGGTCTGGGAACGAGGTTTCTTGTTGCGCTAAAACGCTTTTGTCTTTCCTTATGCCGAGTTAAGTAGCGACCTATGCTGAAATATGGTAAAGTGTAAATAAGCAGACTTGGCAGTCGTTAGTCAATGATTCCCTAATACTCTAGAATAGTAGAAAAGATTTATTATAAGTATTTAGAAAATTTTCAATTAATAGAATTTTATAATCCGCAATGTTTCAGCCCATTGAAACGAATCCTGTATTCCTATCGTTGCCACTCCGTCCCCAGTATCCGTATTTCGTACATATTAAACCGTTCCTAGGGCGGTCAGACGGGTCCAGATACTAGGCAGACTCGGAGACCCAGCCGCGCCGCGTACGCGGGGTACGCAAGCAATGGGTTTCCGGGGATAACAACGCAGATGGGCCCGTATCACCGCCCGATAAGATCCGCACGAGGTGATAAGAAATGCCCCAAACCCTTCGTTCACGCTTACTCCTGCTCATCATCTTCGTCGTCGCTGTACCGGTCCTTGTGACTGGTTATTTTCTCACCCTCACAGCCGAAAAAGCATTGCTGATGGAAAAAGAACGCAAGCTGTTCGGTGCGACTTCCATGCTCGACAAGGCGCTTGTCGGAAATTACCGCGACATTGTCGAGGAATTTGCTGTAGCTAATGCGCCAAAGTCGATACAGGTTGCCGTTCTTAGCCGTGAGCTCCGAAAAATCACCGACCAGGTAGCCGACTCCTATCCAGGTATCGGCGTTGGCTACTATTCGAAAGAACTAGATGCGATATTGACCTATGGCCCTAGCCATACGTATGGCGATACAGTGGGTATAGCGATTGGTGACAGTCATGGAGGCCGCATTGTAATGGAAACTGGAAAGCCTCACGTTCAAGAGGGTTCCCTCGTGCGTGGTATGATTATGAATGCCATGTTCCCAGTCATTAGAGAAGGCAAAGTTATTGGCTATATCTGGGCCAATGAAATGACAGCAGACATCGAACAACAGATCGGCGCCATGAAGAAAAAGATATTTTTTCTACTTATCGTCGGAATAATCATTGGGATTGCCGGCGTATTTCACGTGATCGACCGCATCGTAGCTGATGTTGACAAGATAAAAACCGGCTTACGGACCCTTCGCGGCAAATTTCCTGACACGCTGCCGCTAATGCCGGGCGAAATCGGCGAAATTGCATCAGCCATTAATGATTTGGTGAGCCATTTGGCGGAAAAGAAAAAGCTCCAAGAGCAAGTCCAACATGCCGAGCGACTGGCGGCAGCAGGCGAAATTGCAGCCAGTCTGGCGCACGAGATACGCAATCCTTTAATGGCGATTAAGGGCTTTGCCCAACTGCTTAACGAGACCCGCGATCAGGACGAAACCGCCGAATACACAGGCATCATTGTCAAGGAAACAGACCGAATGAACCGACTTATTGAGCAGCTACTTTGCTTAGCTCGCCCAGCTTCAGATCAGGGCTTGAAAGCACCGGTCGATGTAACTACTGTTCTCGATAATGCGCTATTGCTAATTGAGTCCCAAGCCAGACGGAATCAGATTGTCATCGATCGCTCCTACTGCACGATTCCGCCTGTCATCGCCGACAGTGAAAATCTCAAACAAGTTTTCCTCAATATTATGATTAATGCTCTCCAAGCCATGGAAGCAGGCGGTCGCTTGACGGTGGCGATCGACTATCAGCCAGAGGATAAAATGATCAACATCCGTATTGCGGACAGCGGAATGGGCATACAGCCAGAACTGATTGCGCATTTGTTTGATCCGTTTTTTACAACAAAAGAAAAGGGTACCGGTCTCGGTCTATCGGTGGCACAACACTTTGTCCAAAACTGGGGCGGTAAAATCAGTGTTGATTCGACAGTCGGCGTTGGCAGTACGTTTACGATCAGTTTGCCGGAATCAGGAGGTATAGTCCATGAAAGCGAAAATATTGGTAGTTGACGACGAACTTCATGTGAGGCGGTTGCTGCAGGAAGTTGCCCAAAAAGCCGGCTATGAAGTACTCACTGCCGAAAATGGCTTAGAGGCAGTCGAAAAATCACGTAGCCAGCACCCAACAGTCATTTTGATGGACATCCTCATGCCGGTAATGGATGGAATGGAAGCGTTCACTGCCATCCATGAGGAATTGCCTGACATCGCCATTATTCTGATGACTGCTCACTGCACAGTCGATACGGCGGTCGAGGCCATGCAAAAGGGCGCTTTTGACTATCTGGTAAAACCCTCAAACATCAGCGAGGTGCGGGTGGTGTTGGAGCGAGCCGTTGAAATGAAGCGGCTCAAAGACGAGGTCGCCGTTTTGCGACATTCGGTCGGCGAAAAGCGACAAGCCAGTCAAATTATCGGTTCCAGTCCTCCTATGCAGCAGGTATATAAAACGATCGGCCGGGTTGCTCAGGCCAGTGCCACCGTCTTGATCACCGGCGAAAGCGGCAGCGGCAAAGGCCTAATTGCCAGAACCATTCACCAAAACAGCCTGCGCAGCGAAAAACCTTTTGTCGAAGTCAATTGCGGCGCTCTGCCAGGCGGCTTAATGGAGAGCGAACTCTTCGGCTATGAATGCGGTGCTTTTACCGGCGCTACCGCTCGAAAGCTGGGCAGGTTCGATTTAGCCAACCAGGGAACCATTTTTTTGGATGAAGTCGGCGAGTTGACGCCTTCGCTGCAGGTCAAACTACTACGCGTGCTGGAAGTGAAGGAGTATGAGCGGGTTGGTGGTACGGAGACGCTAAAATCAGATGTCCGAATTATCGCTGCGACTAATCGTAACCTGGAGGCAATGATCGAGCACGGCCAGTTCCGCGAAGATCTTTATTACCGGCTTAAGGTTGTTCCCATAAGCGTACCGCCATTGCGGGAGCGGCGCGAGGACATCCCTGCCTTTATTGAGTTTTTTTTACGACGTTTCGCCGCTGAAATGCATCAGGACCCGCCCTGCATCACTCCGGCGGCTGTTGAGCGCCTCAAAGCCTATAACTGGCCAGGCAACGTCCGGGAACTTGCTAATGTAATCGAGCGTTCTGTCATCATGTCAGGCGGCGTTATCGGCGTTGATGACCTGCCAAGACTGAACGAAACTAAGAAATCACCAGTCGAGATTCCTTCCACCGGTACCTTGCGTGAGATATTGCGGTCAGTGGAAAAAGAAGTGATCAACCGCGCCCTCAAACAACACAACGGCAATAAAGTGAAAACCGCCCAGACCCTAGACATGAGCCGCCGGGCGCTGCTCTATAAGCTCGGTGACTACGGCCTGCTCAATCCCACTGAGCCTCTGTCCAATGACTAAAAAGTAGTCACCTGTGCAAAAAACTGCGCAATAACGGCGCGGATTTACCGCAGAGTACGCAGCGTATACAGAGGAAAGGTTGCGATAACCGCAGAGTACGCAGAGTTAGCGGAGGGTTCGCAGAGGGTTGCGAAGATAATAAAATCGCAAAAGTGGTTAAAGCGGATACGCGCAAAGGGTTATTATTTTTTTACGGTTCATAAGGCTGTTTTCCGTTCCCTCTGTGCCCCCTCAGCGTACTCTACGGTTAACCAACCTACCCTTCCAGCGGAGCTGGAAAATACAGACCAGTAGCCCTCATCGTACCCTCTGCGCACTCTGCGGTTAGCGTTTCTCAAATCCGCGGACTCCCGTTAACGTATCCCCTATTGTGGCCTTTCTTCTTGTTCTTGGCACGAAATTTGCATACTTGCTAGTACATATGTAATGAAAGGAATGGTGTTAGCTATGCGTGAAGTGGTAATTGCCAGTGCGGTCAGAACTGCCATCGGCAGTTTTAACGGTGGACTTGCTTCCCTATCGGCTACCGATTTAGGCGCTATCGTTATCAAGGAGGCGCTCGAGCGGGCAAAAGTCGACCCTGCAAAAGTCGACGAAGTCATTTTTGGCAACGTTTTACAAGCTGGTTTGGGCCAAAACCCGGCCAGACAAGCCTCGATTAAAGCCGGCTTGCCGGTTGAAGTACCCTCTTACACCATCAATAAGGTCTGTGGCTCCGGTCTGAAAACTGTCAATCTGGCGGCGCAAGCCATCCTCTGCGGCGATGCCGACATCGTTGTGGCTGGCGGCATGGAAAGCATGACCAATGCACCATATCTCTTAGATGCTAAAGCTAGATGGGGCTACCGGATGGGCAACTCTAAAGTTACGGATGTCATGATCCAAGACGGATTATGGTGCGCGTTCAATGACTATCACATGGGCATTACTGCTGAGAACGTGGCAGCAAAATTCGGCGTTACCCGCCAAGATCAAGACCAGCTGGCATATGAGTCACAGACGAAAGCGACGAAGGCTATTGCTGACGGATTGTTCAAAGATGAAATCGTCCCTGTTACCATTAAAGGCAGAAAAGGCGATATCGTTTTTGATACTGACGAATATCCCAAAGCGAATACCACTGTGGAAAGCGTCGGCGGCTTGAAACCTGCCTTCAAAAAGGACGGCACAGTCACTGCGGCTAACGCCTCAGGCATCAATGACGGCGCGGCAGCTCTGGTCATTATGAGCGCTGAAAAAGCCAGAGAACTCGGCATTAAGCCTCTAGCCAAGATTCGTTCTTATGGTTCCGGCGGCGTTGATCCCAGCATCATGGGCATGGGACCTGTGCCTGCAACCCGCAAAGCTCTTGCTAAAGCCGATCTCAGCATCAACGATCTCGATCTCATCGAAGCTAACGAAGCCTTCGCTGCCCAATTCCTCGCAGTCGGCAAAGAACTCGGCTTCCTGAAAGAACGCGTCAACACCCGCGGTGGCGCTATTGCCCTTGGCCATCCAATCGGCGCCAGCGGCGCACGCATCCTGGTTACGCTTTTACACAACATGATTCAAAACGATAAGAAACTTGGTCTAGCAACCCTCTGTATCGGCGGTGGTCAAGGCGTTGCCACCATTGTTGAACGCGGCTAAAGAGACTTTGACTGTCATAGAAACAATAAGTTTGCGAAGCGGACTGAGGAAATGAAGATCACACAGAGGACACAGAGGTAGAGACTTAAAGAAGTTCTGCCAGCTGGCTCGAAAGATATAGCCTCATTATATAGCTTTCTCTGTGTCCTCTTTATCACTCTGTGTCCTCTGTGGAATATGTCCCTTAGTTTCTAAGACTACTGTTTCTTACTTTTTCCTGTATCAAGGGGTAGCGCCCCCTTTACCACGAAGGAGGTATACACATGGCTAAAATTGTTACGAAAGAACAAGCTTTAGAAAAAATCAAAAATAACATGACCCTGATGATCGGCGGCTTCCTTGCCGTCGGCACGCCGGAAATTCTGGTAGACGGCATGGTTGAGAAAGGTGTTCGTGACCTGACTGTCATCGCCAACGATACCGGCTATCCTGATCACGGCATTGGTAAGCTGGTCGTTGCCAAGCAACTGAAAAAGGCTATTGTTTCCCACGTAGGCACCAATGCGGAGACTGGTCGGCAAATGAACGCTAAAGAACTCGAAGTCGAACTAGTTCCGCAAGGGACTCTGGCTGAGAGAATCCGCTCCGGCGGTGCTGGACTCGGTGGCGTGCTGACCCCGACCGGTATTGGCACCATCGTTGAAGAAGGCAAACAAAAAATTACCGTTGATGGCCGCGAATTTTTGCTCGAGAAGCCCTTGAAAGCTGATGTCGCCCTGCTGCGGGCTGATATTGCCGACAAGGCGGGCAACCTGCTCTACCGTAGGTCATCACGCAACTTCAACCCTCTCATGGCCATGGCGGCGGAGACCGTTATTGTCGTGGCTAATAAAATCGTTGAAATCGGCGAGATCGACCCGGATCAGGTTATGACCCCCGGCATTTTCGTCGATATGATTATTCAGGGTTAGGGGGAAGATGAGATGGATGTTAAAACTATTATCGCAACACGCGTTGCTCAAGAATTTAAAGACGGCGACGTAGTTAACCTCGGTATCGGCATTCCCACCATGGCAGCCGATTTCATTCCACCGTCTGTTCACATTATTCTCCAGTCAGAAAATGGTTTTGTCGGCCTCAAAGCGTTAGAAGGCGAAGTCGACCC
Encoded proteins:
- a CDS encoding DUF3084 domain-containing protein codes for the protein MFGIALIVVIVIMGGAIAYIGDKLGTKVGKKKLTVFGLRPKHTSILVTIITGFLIAATTLGILTLVSTDVRTALFGMEALKAELGSLSEEVFKQNGELTVSREALEAKTKEYLELTQKIQETAKQLTDISRELETVAAERDRAAAALGKIQTDYAVAKNDLGKAQQEIDGLVKTKQQLDQRVAELNSSKIKLEDDVKRLNDLTTNLKRGMQIVREGSIVFRAGEALATSAIRGGETRDATAKALGELILRTNFVVLDKMGMSDKRVEALWISQTDFDELVNLLDRSSDEYVVRILASGNTIYGEPVIGQFEVFPNNLLYAKDKAVYSETITAPDSRKAEETMLLFLQKVNAEAVRKGVLPDPLQGTVGAISGSQLFDAVKRLQGVRGPVTLSAITTDNIHTVGPLKINIEVKPMLSN
- a CDS encoding ATP-binding protein; the encoded protein is MPQTLRSRLLLLIIFVVAVPVLVTGYFLTLTAEKALLMEKERKLFGATSMLDKALVGNYRDIVEEFAVANAPKSIQVAVLSRELRKITDQVADSYPGIGVGYYSKELDAILTYGPSHTYGDTVGIAIGDSHGGRIVMETGKPHVQEGSLVRGMIMNAMFPVIREGKVIGYIWANEMTADIEQQIGAMKKKIFFLLIVGIIIGIAGVFHVIDRIVADVDKIKTGLRTLRGKFPDTLPLMPGEIGEIASAINDLVSHLAEKKKLQEQVQHAERLAAAGEIAASLAHEIRNPLMAIKGFAQLLNETRDQDETAEYTGIIVKETDRMNRLIEQLLCLARPASDQGLKAPVDVTTVLDNALLLIESQARRNQIVIDRSYCTIPPVIADSENLKQVFLNIMINALQAMEAGGRLTVAIDYQPEDKMINIRIADSGMGIQPELIAHLFDPFFTTKEKGTGLGLSVAQHFVQNWGGKISVDSTVGVGSTFTISLPESGGIVHESENIGS
- a CDS encoding sigma-54-dependent transcriptional regulator, encoding MKAKILVVDDELHVRRLLQEVAQKAGYEVLTAENGLEAVEKSRSQHPTVILMDILMPVMDGMEAFTAIHEELPDIAIILMTAHCTVDTAVEAMQKGAFDYLVKPSNISEVRVVLERAVEMKRLKDEVAVLRHSVGEKRQASQIIGSSPPMQQVYKTIGRVAQASATVLITGESGSGKGLIARTIHQNSLRSEKPFVEVNCGALPGGLMESELFGYECGAFTGATARKLGRFDLANQGTIFLDEVGELTPSLQVKLLRVLEVKEYERVGGTETLKSDVRIIAATNRNLEAMIEHGQFREDLYYRLKVVPISVPPLRERREDIPAFIEFFLRRFAAEMHQDPPCITPAAVERLKAYNWPGNVRELANVIERSVIMSGGVIGVDDLPRLNETKKSPVEIPSTGTLREILRSVEKEVINRALKQHNGNKVKTAQTLDMSRRALLYKLGDYGLLNPTEPLSND
- a CDS encoding acetyl-CoA C-acetyltransferase; the encoded protein is MREVVIASAVRTAIGSFNGGLASLSATDLGAIVIKEALERAKVDPAKVDEVIFGNVLQAGLGQNPARQASIKAGLPVEVPSYTINKVCGSGLKTVNLAAQAILCGDADIVVAGGMESMTNAPYLLDAKARWGYRMGNSKVTDVMIQDGLWCAFNDYHMGITAENVAAKFGVTRQDQDQLAYESQTKATKAIADGLFKDEIVPVTIKGRKGDIVFDTDEYPKANTTVESVGGLKPAFKKDGTVTAANASGINDGAAALVIMSAEKARELGIKPLAKIRSYGSGGVDPSIMGMGPVPATRKALAKADLSINDLDLIEANEAFAAQFLAVGKELGFLKERVNTRGGAIALGHPIGASGARILVTLLHNMIQNDKKLGLATLCIGGGQGVATIVERG
- a CDS encoding CoA transferase subunit A; its protein translation is MAKIVTKEQALEKIKNNMTLMIGGFLAVGTPEILVDGMVEKGVRDLTVIANDTGYPDHGIGKLVVAKQLKKAIVSHVGTNAETGRQMNAKELEVELVPQGTLAERIRSGGAGLGGVLTPTGIGTIVEEGKQKITVDGREFLLEKPLKADVALLRADIADKAGNLLYRRSSRNFNPLMAMAAETVIVVANKIVEIGEIDPDQVMTPGIFVDMIIQG